The following proteins are encoded in a genomic region of Magnolia sinica isolate HGM2019 chromosome 1, MsV1, whole genome shotgun sequence:
- the LOC131220955 gene encoding uncharacterized protein LOC131220955, with protein MASSLSRRFSTKLLKPSLSSSPLSYLFSNHFISQNPNPNSSVSQHSFPTFSGRKPINPTSDPSAFFSYSSDSTTLYRFPTISGVESINPNLNFLRSFSTSPAKPNPQNLSQQKPTNPNRNLSNPYSNSPQTPLLGKPKSHIPSFIRSYSSFNAAQSQTTSHEKHTNSNPHSFRSFASSTQTPSEAKSNGPDPNLISSSSSSSGESDSGKPQNPEFQHQEIVGPTVERDVSALAEETRQVLQNLKKTIYDLSRVVALLGLVQLSCGAWIAHTTQSSLISEISIQSFVAFAFPFSLAFLLRQTLKPMSFFRKMEEQGRLQILTLALQVSKCLNLFFLRARVISFMCVVGMSIGLLFTTLSR; from the coding sequence atggcTTCTTCTCTCTCTCGTAGGTTCTCAACAAAACTCCTgaaaccctctctttcttcttctcctctctcctaTCTCTTCTCCAACCATTTCatctcccaaaaccctaaccctaattcctCCGTTTCCCAACATAGCTTCCCGACCTTTTCAGGACGAAAACCCATAAACCCTACATCCGATCCATCCGCCTTCTTCTCCTATTCCTCAGATTCCACCACTCTTTATAGATTTCCAACAATCTCTGGAGTAGAATCCATAAACCCTAATCTCAATTTCCTCAGATCTTTCTCCACTTCTCCCGCCAAGCCTAATCCCCAAAACCTGTCACAACAAAAGCCCACAAACCCTAACCGTAATTTATCCAATCCCTACTCAAATTCTCCCCAAACACCATTATTAGGAAAACCCAAAAGCCACATTCCCAGTTTCATCAGATCTTATTCGAGTTTCAATGCCGCTCAATCTCAGACGACTTCACATGAAAAACATACAAACTCTAACCCTCATTCCTTCAGATCTTTTGCAAGTTCTACCCAAACACCATCAGAAGCAAAATCCAATGGTCCAGATCCTAATCTCATCAGTTCGTCCTCCTCCTCATCCGGCGAATCAGATTCCGGGAAACCCCAAAACCCTGAATTCCAACACCAAGAGATTGTCGGCCCAACAGTCGAGCGTGACGTCTCGGCCCTCGCTGAGGAAACCCGACAGGTTCTGCAAAATCTCAAGAAGACCATCTACGATCTAAGCAGAGTCGTCGCCCTACTGGGTCTCGTCCAGCTCAGCTGCGGAGCCTGGATTGCTCACACTACTCAGTCTTCTCTGATCAGCGAAATCTCAATCCAGAGCTTTGTGGCATTTGCATTCCCATTCTCATTGGCGTTCCTGCTGCGGCAGACGCTCAAGCCGATGAGCTTCTTCCGGAAGATGGAGGAACAAGGTCGGCTGCAGATCCTAACTTTGGCTCTCCAGGTCTCCAAGTGCTTGAATCTCTTCTTCCTTAGAGCCCgtgtgatttccttcatgtgCGTCGTGGGTATGTCGATCGGGCTGTTGTTTACCACATTATCACGTTGA